The proteins below come from a single Dermatophilaceae bacterium Soc4.6 genomic window:
- a CDS encoding UDP-N-acetylmuramate dehydrogenase, whose protein sequence is MSPGPTLLEQRDVLLADLTTMRVGGPAARLVTVTTTDELVDAVREVDDADEPLLVLGGGSNVVIADAGFPGTVVRVATTGIAVESDDSCGGANVRVAAGESWDDLVARAVVEGWAGVEALSGIPGATGSTPIQNVGAYGQEVATTIAQVRVWDRQTQTVRTVFGAECGFGYRDSRFKTGDGRGGRYVVLDVLFQLRVGDLGEPVRYADLATELDIAVGERAPLVQVRDAVLAQRRRRGMVLDAPDHDTWSCGSFFTNPVLRDGAWADLVTRVGDRLGTEVEPPSWPEGGGRVKTSAAWLIERAGFARGHGLPGRASLSTKHTLAVTNRGDASAAEVLALAREVRDGVRDTFGVTLEAEPVVVGDSL, encoded by the coding sequence GTGAGCCCGGGCCCGACCCTGCTGGAGCAGCGCGACGTCCTCCTCGCCGACCTGACGACGATGCGCGTCGGTGGCCCTGCCGCCCGCCTGGTGACGGTGACCACGACCGACGAGCTCGTCGACGCCGTGCGCGAGGTGGACGACGCCGACGAGCCGCTGCTCGTGCTCGGCGGGGGGTCGAACGTCGTCATCGCCGACGCCGGCTTCCCGGGCACGGTGGTGCGGGTGGCCACGACCGGGATCGCCGTCGAGTCCGACGACTCCTGTGGCGGCGCCAACGTGCGGGTCGCGGCGGGTGAGTCGTGGGACGACCTCGTCGCCCGAGCCGTCGTCGAGGGCTGGGCCGGCGTCGAGGCCCTCTCCGGCATCCCCGGGGCCACGGGCTCGACGCCGATCCAGAACGTCGGCGCCTACGGTCAGGAGGTCGCCACGACGATCGCCCAGGTGCGCGTGTGGGACCGTCAGACCCAGACCGTGCGCACGGTCTTCGGGGCCGAGTGCGGGTTCGGCTACCGCGACAGCCGCTTCAAGACCGGTGACGGCAGGGGCGGGCGCTACGTCGTGCTCGACGTGCTCTTCCAGCTGCGGGTCGGCGACCTCGGTGAGCCGGTGCGCTACGCCGACCTCGCGACCGAGCTGGACATCGCGGTGGGGGAGCGGGCGCCGCTCGTGCAGGTGCGGGACGCCGTCCTCGCCCAGCGCCGTCGTCGCGGCATGGTCCTCGACGCCCCCGACCACGACACCTGGAGCTGCGGGTCGTTCTTCACGAACCCGGTGCTGCGCGACGGTGCCTGGGCCGACCTCGTCACGCGGGTGGGCGACCGCCTCGGCACCGAGGTCGAGCCGCCGTCGTGGCCGGAGGGCGGGGGCCGGGTCAAGACCAGCGCCGCCTGGCTGATCGAGCGCGCCGGCTTCGCCCGTGGCCACGGACTGCCGGGTCGCGCCTCGCTCTCGACCAAGCACACCCTGGCGGTCACCAACCGCGGAGACGCGAGCGCCGCCGAGGTGCTCGCGCTCGCCCGTGAGGTGCGTGACGGGGTGCGTGACACCTTCGGGGTCACCCTCGAGGCCGAGCCGGTCGTGGTCGGCGACTCCCTCTGA
- a CDS encoding MaoC family dehydratase, protein MSARALASVTVGDQLPTRTVHIDRATLVRYAGASLDRNPIHWDERFARSVGLPDVIAHGMFTMGAGGTVVGDWAGDAGRVVQYGTRFTKPVVVPHDTGADVVFSGAVTKVDAETGLVTVELRATCGEDKVLGRAVAVVHLD, encoded by the coding sequence ATGTCGGCTCGCGCCCTCGCCTCCGTCACCGTCGGAGACCAGCTGCCCACCCGCACCGTGCACATCGACCGGGCCACCCTCGTGCGCTACGCCGGGGCTTCGCTCGACCGCAACCCGATCCACTGGGACGAGCGCTTCGCGCGCTCGGTGGGCCTGCCCGACGTCATCGCCCACGGCATGTTCACCATGGGCGCGGGCGGCACCGTCGTCGGCGACTGGGCCGGTGACGCTGGCCGTGTCGTCCAGTACGGCACGCGCTTCACCAAGCCGGTCGTCGTCCCTCATGACACCGGGGCCGACGTGGTCTTCTCCGGCGCGGTCACGAAGGTCGACGCGGAGACCGGTCTGGTCACCGTCGAGCTGCGCGCCACCTGTGGCGAGGACAAGGTGCTCGGGCGCGCCGTGGCCGTCGTCCACCTCGACTGA